One genomic segment of Nocardioides cavernaquae includes these proteins:
- a CDS encoding DUF4328 domain-containing protein yields the protein MTENTVPLPPAGWFPDPEVPGQMRWWDGVQWQASRAPQRRPLGKDFGRLGRALVILLGLHGAFYLVTFGLYTWGVSPLADACDGATWIQSPGIFDVIELSAGVLSWISLLACIVVWCLWQFQLAQSTLRGSVRRSPGMHVGSWFIPIVFWWFPYQNMKDLWQVYVSRVNLSPLGWWWTLWLVANFFSNGFGRFLWRSDDDDLSFHAYNVLGLIESAMWLVCTAFAIRIVQRLTRRALAREGEDATALPA from the coding sequence ATGACCGAGAACACCGTGCCGCTTCCCCCTGCTGGCTGGTTCCCCGATCCCGAGGTGCCCGGCCAGATGCGGTGGTGGGACGGGGTGCAGTGGCAGGCGAGCCGCGCGCCGCAACGCCGGCCGCTCGGCAAGGACTTCGGTCGTCTCGGTCGGGCGCTGGTGATCCTTCTGGGCCTCCATGGCGCGTTCTACCTGGTGACCTTCGGTCTTTACACCTGGGGCGTGAGCCCACTCGCTGACGCCTGCGACGGGGCCACCTGGATCCAGTCCCCTGGCATCTTCGACGTGATCGAGCTGTCGGCGGGAGTCCTGAGCTGGATCTCTCTCCTGGCGTGCATCGTCGTGTGGTGCCTCTGGCAGTTCCAGCTGGCGCAGTCCACGCTCCGTGGCTCGGTTCGCAGATCACCTGGCATGCACGTGGGGTCGTGGTTCATCCCGATCGTGTTCTGGTGGTTTCCCTACCAGAACATGAAGGACCTCTGGCAGGTCTACGTGTCCCGGGTCAACCTCTCGCCCCTTGGTTGGTGGTGGACCCTCTGGCTCGTCGCGAACTTCTTCAGCAACGGGTTTGGGCGTTTCTTGTGGAGGTCGGATGACGATGACCTTTCGTTTCACGCATACAACGTTCTCGGCTTGATCGAGTCCGCAATGTGGCTTGTGTGCACTGCCTTTGCGATCAGGATCGTTCAACGCCTCACCCGTCGCGCCCTTGCGAGAGAGGGAGAGGACGCAACGGCGCTCCCAGCCTGA
- a CDS encoding pyridoxamine 5'-phosphate oxidase family protein, which yields MGKLHESIDGRLKDFIEGQPVFFVATAPLGAEGHVNVSPRGLPGTFAVLDSHTFAWLDVTGSGSETIAHLRENGRITVMFCAFSGAPNIVRLHGRGRIVTPYDEGFASLAEHFSEQPGTRAVIVVDVERISDSCGWGVPRMTLDGHRDLLGPYFERKGAEGSVAYRVEKNRTSLDGLPAYDYDPAGE from the coding sequence ATGGGGAAGCTGCATGAATCCATCGACGGCCGGCTGAAGGACTTCATCGAGGGCCAGCCGGTCTTCTTCGTCGCGACGGCACCTCTCGGCGCGGAGGGGCACGTCAACGTGTCGCCGCGCGGCCTGCCGGGGACGTTCGCGGTGCTCGACAGCCACACGTTCGCCTGGCTGGATGTGACCGGGAGCGGCAGCGAGACCATCGCGCACCTTCGCGAGAATGGCCGGATCACGGTGATGTTCTGCGCGTTCTCGGGTGCTCCGAACATCGTGCGGCTGCACGGTCGCGGCCGCATCGTCACGCCGTACGACGAGGGGTTCGCGTCGCTCGCGGAGCACTTCAGCGAGCAGCCCGGGACCAGAGCGGTGATCGTCGTCGACGTCGAGCGGATCTCCGACTCGTGCGGCTGGGGTGTCCCGCGGATGACGCTCGACGGGCATCGCGATCTGCTCGGGCCGTACTTCGAGCGCAAGGGCGCCGAGGGCAGCGTCGCCTACCGCGTCGAGAAGAACCGGACCAGCCTCGACG
- the lepA gene encoding translation elongation factor 4 yields the protein MGECGGPPGPAPSPPSNPRKSPVSSTAPQPGKTDPSIIRNFCIIAHIDHGKSTLADRMLQLTGVVGEREAKAQYLDRMDIERERGITIKSQAVRMPWTVPADNAAGAEPGTYILNMIDTPGHVDFTYEVSRSLEACEAAILLVDAAQGIEAQTLANLYLAMGAELQIIPVLNKIDLPSANVEKYALELANLVGCEPEDVLLTSAKTGLGVENLLNEIVRQVPAPVGDPNAPARALIFDSVYDTYRGVVTYVRVVDGSLKHRERIRMMSTGAVHEMLEVGVISPEPMKAGELGVGETGYLITGVKDVRQSRVGDTVTLQHHGADEPLGGYDHPNPMVYAGLYPIDGDQYPELRDALERLQLNDASLTYEPETSGALGFGFRCGFLGLLHMEITRERLEREFNLDLISTAPNVVYHVTMDDGTEIEVTNPSEYPDGKIAEVREPVVKATILSPSDYIGTIMELCQNKRGTLHGMDYLSEDRVEMRYTLPMGEIAFDFFDQLKSKTKGYASLNYEFDGEQPGDLVKVDILLQGEPVDAFSAIVHKDAAYAYGVMLAGKLRELIPRQQFEVPIQAAIGARVIARETIRAIRKDVLAKCYGGDISRKRKLLEKQKEGKKRMKMVGRVEVPQEAFIAALSTTQPAEKPKK from the coding sequence ATGGGAGAATGCGGGGGCCCTCCGGGGCCAGCACCGTCCCCGCCGAGCAATCCGAGAAAGTCGCCTGTGTCCTCCACCGCACCGCAGCCGGGCAAGACCGACCCGTCGATCATCCGCAACTTCTGCATCATCGCGCACATCGACCACGGCAAGTCGACCCTGGCCGACCGCATGCTGCAGCTGACCGGCGTCGTCGGTGAGCGCGAGGCGAAGGCGCAGTACCTCGACCGGATGGACATCGAGCGCGAGCGCGGCATCACCATCAAGTCGCAGGCCGTCCGCATGCCGTGGACCGTGCCGGCCGACAACGCGGCGGGTGCCGAGCCGGGCACCTACATCCTGAACATGATCGACACCCCGGGCCACGTCGACTTCACCTACGAGGTGTCCCGCTCGCTCGAGGCCTGTGAGGCCGCGATCCTGCTGGTCGACGCCGCGCAGGGCATCGAGGCCCAAACGCTCGCCAACCTCTACCTGGCCATGGGTGCCGAGCTCCAGATCATCCCGGTGCTCAACAAGATCGACCTGCCCAGCGCCAACGTCGAGAAGTACGCCCTCGAGCTGGCCAACCTGGTCGGCTGCGAGCCCGAGGACGTGCTGCTCACCTCCGCCAAGACCGGCCTCGGCGTCGAGAACCTGCTCAACGAGATCGTTCGCCAGGTGCCTGCGCCTGTCGGTGACCCGAACGCTCCCGCCCGCGCGCTGATCTTCGACTCGGTCTACGACACCTACCGCGGCGTGGTCACCTACGTCCGGGTGGTCGACGGCTCGCTGAAGCACCGTGAGCGGATCCGGATGATGTCCACCGGCGCCGTGCACGAGATGCTCGAGGTCGGCGTGATCAGCCCCGAGCCGATGAAGGCCGGCGAGCTCGGTGTCGGCGAGACCGGCTACCTGATCACCGGTGTGAAGGACGTCCGCCAGTCGCGCGTCGGTGACACCGTCACGCTCCAGCACCACGGCGCGGACGAGCCGCTCGGCGGCTACGACCACCCGAACCCGATGGTCTACGCCGGTCTCTACCCGATCGACGGCGACCAGTACCCCGAGCTTCGTGACGCCCTCGAGCGCCTCCAGCTCAACGACGCCTCACTGACCTACGAGCCGGAGACCTCCGGCGCGCTCGGCTTCGGCTTCCGCTGCGGCTTCCTCGGTCTGCTCCACATGGAGATCACCCGTGAGCGGCTCGAGCGCGAGTTCAACCTCGACCTGATCTCGACGGCGCCCAACGTGGTCTACCACGTGACGATGGACGACGGCACCGAGATCGAGGTGACCAACCCGAGCGAGTACCCCGACGGCAAGATCGCCGAGGTTCGCGAGCCGGTCGTGAAGGCCACGATCCTGTCGCCGTCCGACTACATCGGCACGATCATGGAGCTGTGCCAGAACAAGCGCGGCACGTTGCACGGCATGGACTACCTCTCCGAGGACCGTGTCGAGATGCGCTACACGCTGCCGATGGGCGAGATCGCCTTCGACTTCTTCGACCAGCTCAAGTCCAAGACCAAGGGCTACGCCTCGCTCAACTACGAGTTCGACGGTGAGCAGCCGGGTGACCTGGTCAAGGTCGACATCTTGCTCCAGGGCGAGCCGGTCGACGCGTTCTCCGCGATCGTGCACAAGGACGCGGCGTACGCCTATGGCGTGATGCTCGCCGGCAAGCTGCGCGAGCTGATCCCGCGGCAGCAGTTCGAGGTGCCGATCCAGGCCGCCATCGGCGCCCGCGTGATCGCCCGCGAGACCATCCGCGCCATCCGCAAGGACGTCCTTGCCAAGTGCTACGGCGGCGATATTTCGCGTAAGCGGAAGCTGCTGGAGAAGCAGAAGGAAGGCAAGAAGCGGATGAAGATGGTCGGCCGCGTCGAGGTGCCGCAGGAGGCCTTCATCGCCGCGCTGTCCACCACCCAGCCCGCCGAGAAGCCCAAGAAGTAG
- a CDS encoding helix-turn-helix domain-containing protein, with protein sequence MSHPIERHLLRAKDLADRHYTEPIGVIAMAQAAGLSRAHFSRVFKETFGQSPHVYLLTRRLERAAALLRHTDHSVADICMSVGLTSVGSFTTSFKRMYDATPTAYRAAAPPASAYAVVPACVIRAYGRPSHVPERKAESGS encoded by the coding sequence ATGAGCCACCCGATCGAGCGGCACCTGCTGCGGGCGAAGGACCTCGCCGACCGGCACTACACGGAGCCGATCGGTGTGATCGCCATGGCGCAGGCGGCGGGACTGAGCCGTGCTCACTTCAGCCGGGTCTTCAAGGAGACCTTCGGGCAGTCGCCGCACGTCTACCTGCTGACCCGGCGACTCGAGCGCGCGGCGGCGCTGCTGCGCCACACGGATCACTCGGTGGCGGACATCTGCATGAGCGTGGGCCTGACCAGTGTCGGCTCGTTCACCACCAGCTTCAAGCGGATGTACGACGCGACGCCGACCGCTTACCGGGCCGCGGCGCCTCCCGCCTCGGCGTACGCGGTCGTGCCGGCGTGCGTGATCCGGGCCTACGGTCGTCCGTCCCACGTCCCCGAGCGCAAAGCCGAGTCGGGCAGCTGA